One Candidatus Thioglobus sp. genomic window, TGCTGTTCGTATTAAAAATATTACTAGGCGCTTAGATAAAGTGCACAAGCAAAGAGACTTAGGGCGTAAATCACGAGTTAAGAACGAGCTACCGATGATTGCTTTGGCAGGTTACACCAATGCTGGAAAATCTACTTTATTTAATACATTGACTGATTCAAAAGTATTTGCCCATGATCAGTTATTTGCAACATTGGATTCTACCATTAGGCGAGTTATATTGCCTGCTTCGGGGGAGGCTGTAATTGCCGATACAGTGGGTTTTATTCAAGACCTTCCGCATGACTTAGTTGATGCTTTTAAATCAACTCTAGAGGAAACTAAGCGCTCTGATGTGTTGCTACATATTGTTGATGCAGCTGATGAATATAATATTGAAAAAATTGGCCAAGTTGACGAAATTATCGAAGAGATCGGTGCCGGCAAAATTCCAACTATTTTGGTGATGAATAAAATTGATTGCTTAGATAATTTTATGCCGCGATTAGATCGTGATGAATCAGGTAGGGCTTATCGAGTTTGGATTTCTAGCCAAACTGGAGAGGGAATTGATTTACTATATCAAGCATTAGCAGAACAGCTCAGTGGTATGATGACACGAGCTAAAATAGAGCTAGATGTGAAGAGTGCCTATATCCGTAGTGAAATTTATGATGTTGGCTATATCCACAACGAAAAGGTGGATGATTTTGGACAGTGGATACTTGAAATTAACGTCACTCACCACTATCTATCTAAATTATTAAACAAGAAAGGTGTTAAGTTGTTATGGGAACAAAGCCAGAAGTAGAAGAGATTGATTTAAAACTTGAAAGCGTTCCGTTACTACCCCTAAGAGATGTAGTTATATTTCCGCATACGGTGATGCCATTATTTGTCGGCAGAAAAACATCGGTTAATGCTATTACCCAGGCAATGGGCACTAATAAATACATCTTCGTAGTTACTCAAAAAGATGACAAAGTTGAGAATCCTCAATTTAGTGACCTGCATGAAGTGGGTACGCTAGCAACCATTCTTCAAATGTTAAAACTG contains:
- the hflX gene encoding GTPase HflX, with the protein product MELFDRQKDAVGQGERTLLIYVELPSTRNIHNAKSEFKELARSSGLDIIEAIQVNRNSTKAQYFIGTGKVDELAQMVQELELDLVIFSSELTPSQERNLEKTLQCQVMDRTGLILDIFALRASSFEGKLQVELAQLRHLSTRLVRGWTHLERQKGGIGMRGPGETQLETDKRLIAVRIKNITRRLDKVHKQRDLGRKSRVKNELPMIALAGYTNAGKSTLFNTLTDSKVFAHDQLFATLDSTIRRVILPASGEAVIADTVGFIQDLPHDLVDAFKSTLEETKRSDVLLHIVDAADEYNIEKIGQVDEIIEEIGAGKIPTILVMNKIDCLDNFMPRLDRDESGRAYRVWISSQTGEGIDLLYQALAEQLSGMMTRAKIELDVKSAYIRSEIYDVGYIHNEKVDDFGQWILEINVTHHYLSKLLNKKGVKLLWEQSQK